CGGTCATGTTCAGCAGGTAGTAGCCGCCCTTGTAGTCCAGCAGCGTGAAGAGGCGCAGGTTCCCGAAGAGGGTGAAGGTGTTGGTGAGCGAGGCCTCGCGGGTGGGCATCGAGGGCCCCAGGTAGCGCGCCTCGCCCGGGACGTACTTGTTCTGCTCCGCGTCCCAGACGGGGTCGTGCACCCAGTAGCCGGCCAGCGGGTAGCCTTCCACGTGGCGCTGGTTGAGGGTGGTGACGCCGATCAGGATGGGATCGGTGTCGAAGCCGAAGTCCTCCAGCCGGTTGCGGTTGGTGGAGAAGCCCAGCCGCGCGTCCCAGGTGAGCGGCCGGGTCTGCAGCGGCGTGCCGCTCACGGCCACCTCCAGGCCGCGGTTGCTGATCTCGCCCAGGTTGCGGAACTGGCTCCCGCCCGCGATCCCCGACTCCGACGGCGCCAGCGGCACCCGCACCAGTGCGTCGCGGGTCCGCTTGTCGTAGAAGGTGAGCTCCACCCCCATGCGGCCGCGCAGGAGCGAGGCGTCGAAGCCGGCCTCCAGCTCGCTGCCGCGCTCGGGCTTCACGTCCGGGTTCCCCAGCGTCACCAGGCGCACGCCCGAGGTCACCTCGCCGGTGATGGGGTCCACCGACTGCCAGACGCCGTAGCTGGTGACCTCGGCGAAGGGGTCGGGGGCGTTGCCCGCCTGCCCCCACGCCGCGCGCAGCTTCAGGTTGTCGAGCCAGGAGAGGCGCGCGAGGAAGGGCTCCTCGGAGATCACGTACGAGGCGGAGAGCTTGGGGTAGTAGAGCTGGTCGATCTCGTCGCCGAAGATGGAGCTGTTGTCCACCCGCACGGCGCCGGTCAGGAAGAGCCGGTCGCGCCAGGCCACCTGCTCCTGCACGAAGAAGCCGAGCGACTTGACGGCCAGGTACTCGTCCCACGAGTGCCGGTTGGTGGCCGAGCCGATGTTGCGCACCAGGTCGGTGCTGAACCCGGTCCCCTGGGCGATGGTGTTGCGGTACTCGCTGTTGGTGTACTGCACGCCGAAGGAGAGCGCCGAGGTCAGGCTGGTGAACGGCAGCGGCGTCTCGACGGTCCCCGCGTAGTCGAAGGTGTAGACGCTGTTGCGCGGCGCCCCCTGCGTCATCTGCCCGCTGGTGGGGGCGAAGAGCCCGCCCGGCGGCACGAAGCGGTTGGCCTGGCGCGAGTTGATGTCGCCGCCCACCGTCAGCCGGTTCCTGAACCAGGGGAAGGGGCGGAAGTTGAGCGTGGTGCCGAGCGTCACCCGGTCGCCGCGCAGGGTGTTCTCGTACGCCTCGTACTGCTCGGGCGTCCCCCCGGCGAAGCCGTAGGTCTGCCCCCGCTGCGGGGCGCGCCCCGGCTGGTAGGTCCAGGCGGCCTCCAGCACGTTCGGCCCGTTGTCGGTCATCGGGAAGGCGGTCTCGCTCTTCGTGTAGCGGACGCTCACGGTGAAGTCGACGCGGTCCGACGGGTAGAAGGCGAAGTTGGCGCGCCCGCCCGTCCGCTCGGTCTGGCTGTTGGCGAAGATCCCCTCCTCCTGGTCGTTGTCGACCGCGGCGAAGAAGGAGTAGCCCTGCCCGCCGCCGCGCACCGAGAGCTCCAGGTTGCGCAGCGCCCCGCTCCGGAGCGCCCCGTCCAGGAACGACTCGCGCAGGACGGTCCCCGGCGCCACGCCCTGGCACCCCGGCCACTCGGCGGGGTCGGCGACGCGCACGGCGTCGCAGGTGGTGAAGGAGGCGCGGCGGTCGAGCCCCCAGTCGGTGGTCCCGAACTGCACGCGGGCGTTCCACTGCAGCTCCTGGCTCCCGGGGCGGCCCTTCTTGGTGATGATCTGGATGACGCCGTTGGCCGCGTCGGCGCCGTAGAGGGTGGCGGCGGCCGGGCCCTTGATCACCTCGATCGACTCGATGTCCTCGGGGTTCACCGCGTCGAGCGCGGAGGCCGTCTGCCCGCCGCCCGCGAGCTGCCCCTCGGTGGGCGACTGCCAGTTGTTGCGGAAGGAGCCGCCCGCGCCGGAGTGGATGCGCACGCCGTCGACGTAGATCACCGGCTCGGACGAGCCGGAGAGCGAGCCCAGGCCGCGGATGCGGATGTTGCCGGCGGCGCCGGGGGTGCCGGTGCTCTGCAGCACGGTGACGCCGGTGGCCTTGGCCTGCAGCAGCTCGGCTACGGTGGTGTTCACCACGTTCTGCGTCACCTGGTCGGCGTCGATGGTGGTGACGGCGTTGCCCACCGAGCGCCGCGAGGTGGCGCCGGGGGTGCCGGTGACCACCAGCGCGTCGAGCTCCACGGCGGCCTGCGTGAGGGCGAAGCCCACCTCGACGGTCTGCCGGCCGGCGACCTCCACTCTCTGCTCGGCGCTGCGGTAGCCGACGCGGACGGCGCGCAGGGTGTGGGCCCCGGCGGGGACGCCGACGAGGACGTACTCGCCCGCGGCGCCGGTGACGGCCGCGCGGCTGGTGCCGACCACCACCACCTGGGCGCCGTTCACCGGGCGCGCCGAGCCGGCCTCCACCACGCTGCCGCGGATGGTGCCGCCCTCCTGCGCGTCGAGCCAGGCGGGGACGCTCAAGGCTCCGCCGGCGATCACCGTGCGCGCGGCGCGCGCCTCCAGCGGCGGTGCGGCGGCGGGCGGGGCGCGGTGCACGATGGCCACCCGGTTGCGCGCGGAGGGGACGGCCTCGAGCCCGGTGCCCTCCAGCACCACGGCGAACGCCTGCTCGGCGGAGACGGAGGTCAGGTGCGCCGAGACGCGCCGGGCGGGGTCGAGCGACTCGCGGCTGTAGGTGAGGCGCAGCTGGGCCTGGCGCGCGATCTCGTGGAGCGCCGCCTCCAGCGGCGCGGCGTCGAGCCGCAGCGTGACGGTGCGCTCGCCGGAGCGCGCCTGTGCGGCGGGGGCCTGCTCGGCCGGCGCGCGCACGTATCCCGCGACCCGGGCCTGGGTCCCCTGCGCCAGCGAGAGCGTGGCCGCGCCCAGGAGAGCGGCGAGCGCGTGGGCGAAGCTCCGAACCACTCTGGTGGTCTTCATGGTCGGTCCTCCGGTGGGCGGGACTAGAGGGACTCGCCGCGCGCGCCGCGGGCGGGGGCGGTGCCACGGGCCGCGGGCGCGGGGGTGAGGACGAGGACGCGTCCCCGGCGCTCCACGCGGGCGCCCAGGACGGCCGAGATCTCCTGCAGCAGCGTCTCCAGCGGCTCGTGCTCGAAGGCGATGGTGAGGTGCCGGGCGGCCAGCACCGGGTCCTGCACCTGGATCTGCACGTCGTACCAGCGGCCCAGCTCGGCCAGCACCTCGGGGACGGGGGCGTTGTTGAAGGCGATCTGCCCGCGCGTCCAGGCCAGGTCCTGCCTGGGCTCGGCGCGCTCGACCACGGGCCGGGCGCCGCCGGGGGCCAACTCGGCCGCCTGCCCGCCGACCAGGACGGCGGCGGGGGCGCGCTCGCGGGCCGGGCGGACGGCGACCCTGCCCTCGGTGACGGCCACGCGGGCGGGCTCGCCGCCGGGGTAGTCGCGCACGGTGAAGCGGGTGCCGAGCACGCGGGTGACGGCGTCGGCGGTGTACACGCTGAAGGGGCGCTCCGGGTCGCGCGCCACCTCGAAGTAGGCGGCGCCCCGGAGGCGCACCTCGCGCGCGCCGCCGCGGAAGCGGCGCGGGTAGGTGAGCCGGCTGTCCACCCCCAGCAGCACGCGCGAGCCGTCGCTCAGCACCAGCTGCACGCGCTCGCCCTTGCCGGTGGAGACGGTGCGGGTCCCGGCGCGCGCGGCCTGCGCCCACACCAGCGCGCCGCCCAGCGCCAGCACCAGCACGGCGGCGATCCGCAGCAGGGGCGCGCGCCAGGCGGCGCGGCGGGGCGGCGCGGCGGCGCGCCGCAGGCGGGCGTCGATCGGGTGCACTCCCGGCGGGGTGGCGTCGAGCAGGCCGGTGCGCGCGGCCACCCGCTGCCACGCGGCGTCTTCGTCGCCGCTGCCGGGGAGCGCGCCGGAGGCGTCCCACAGGGCACGGAGCCGGTCCACCTCTTCCGCGCGCGCCGGGTCCTCCCCGACCCACCGCCGCAGCTCGTCCCGCTCGGCCGCGGAGGCCTCGCCGGAGAAGAGGCGCACCAGCGACCGCCAATGGCGTTCGTCCACGGAAACCGGCTCCTGTCAGGGGGTGGGGATCGCGACGACGACGCGTGCGTCACCCAGTGAGATGATCGAGCGGGGCGCTACCCGTACAAGCGGCGCTCGCGGTCTCGCGCGCTCGGCGGACTGCGGCGTGGCGGCGGGGGCCCTCACCCGCCGCCTTAGAGCGGCAACCCTCTCCCAACTTCGGGAGAGGGTGGACTTTACGAGCGGCAGACGAACGGTTCGCAGGGGCGAGGCCTGCCTCGACCGGCGGGTCCTGACCCGTGCGCGACAGGCGGCCACTCGCGCGGAGGCGGCCTGTGCTCGGACTCGTGGGCTCGTCCCTACGGAACTTCTTCCCGCGGCGAAGCCCCGCGTGAGGGATGCGCGCCCGGAGGGCCGGGACGCCGCGGCCACGGGGGGTATCGTGGCCGCGGTGGCCCGGCGCGGTTGGGCACGGTCGTATCGTGCCCTACCGCGCGCGCAGCCCGGCCCGGAGCGCAGCGGAGGGACACGCCCAAAACCGAAGTGCGAAGTGCGCGGAACGGAGCTACAGGAGGGCGCTGAAGAGAGTGAGGAGGAGGACGAGGAAGCCGCCGAGCTGGGTGCGGAGCGCCTGGAACGCCCGGCGGATGAGCACCTCGACGGTGCGGGGGGAGATGCCCATCGTCTGGGCGACTTCGGCGTAGCTGAGGCCGTGCCGGCGGTGCAGCACGAACGCCTCGCGGGTGCGCTCGGGGAGGCGCGCGGTGGCCCGCTCGACGGCGTCGGCCAGCTCGTGCGCCTGCACCTGGGCGTCGGCCGCGGCGGGGGGGCCGCCCATCCCGGGACGGCGCTCGTCGCGGACCAGGTCGGCGTGGGCGCGCTCCACCATCTTCCGGCGCCTGAGCCACGCCAGCGCCTCGTTGCGCACCGCGGCGTACAGGTAGCTCTTCGGGCCGCCGCGCAGGCTCCACTCGGCGCGCCGTTCCCAGATGCGCACGAACACGTCCACCGTGAGGTCTTCGGCGACTTCGGAGGAGCCCACGTACGTCTCGGCGAAGGCGTGCAGCCGCCGGTAGTACCGCCGGAAGAGCGCCTCGAAGGCCGCCCCGTCGCCCGAGCGGACGCGCGCCGCCAGCTCGCTCTCGGCGAGGTCGGGCTCCGGCGGGCCGGCCTGGCCGACCGCCGTCGCCGGTACCGCAGTCTCCGCGGGGCTGGACGTGTCCACGCATCACCTTCGCGGTGAGGCCAGGGAGGTGCCTGGAGCGGGCCGCCGTGCGCGCGGCGGCCGCGGGGAGGTTCCGGCGCGGAAGAGCTCCGCTTCGCGGGGGTGCCAGGAACGATAGTCGGCGCAATGCCGCGCATCAAGCGAAAACTTCTTCCCGCGCGCCCGCCTGTGACGCGTCTTCCCGCGCCACACCGGCCGGTGGGATCGTCACGTGCGGCGATGGGCTCGAAGGCGGCTCCCCTTGTGGATCGCCGCGCCGCGCCTAAGTTCGCCGCCTCATGAGCGACTACGAGATCCTGCCAGGGCCACGGGGTGGCGCACCGGCCGTGGGGCGCCCGGACGTCTCCGCCGCTCCCCGGCCGAGGGGAGGGGCGGCGTGAGGCTGCTGGTGACGGGGGGCGCCGGGTACATCGGCAGCGTCGTGGTGGCGCAGCTGGCCGACGCGGGGCACCGGGTGGTGGTCTTCGACGACCTGCGGCAGGGCCACCGTGCGGCCGTGGACCCGCGCGCCGAGCTGGTGCCGGGCGACCTGGCGGACGCGCCCGCGGTGGAGCGGGCGATGGCCGAGCACCGGCCGGAGGGGATCCTGCACTTCGCCTCGCACACGCTGGTGGGCGAGTCGATGGAGCGGCCGTTCCTGTACCTGGGCGCCAACCTCCGCAACGGGCTGAACCTGCTGGAGGCCGCCGTCCGCCACGGGGTGCGGCGCTTCATCCTCTCCTCCACCGCCAACCTGTTCGGCCTGCCGGACCGGGTGCCGATCGGCGAGGACGCGCCCGTGCGCCCCGGGAGCCCGTACGGCGAGTCGAAGCACATCCTGGAGCGCGTGCTGCACTGGATGGACAACCGCTTCGGGATGCGCTACGCGGCGCTGCGCTACTTCAACGCGGCCGGCGCCGCCTCGCCCGACCACGGCGAGGACCACGACCCCGAGACGCACCTGATCCCCCTGGTGCTGCAGGTGGCGCTGGGCCAGCGCGGGCACGTCACGATCTACGGCGACGACTACGACACGCCCGACGGCACCTGCGTGCGCGACTACGTCCACGTGGCGGACCTGGCGGACGCGCACGTGCGCGCCCTGCACGCGCTGGACTCGGGGAGCCGCACCTACAACCTGGGGAGCGGCCGCGGCTTCAGCGTGCGCGAGGTGGTGGAGACGGCGCGCGCGGTCACCGGCCACCCGATCCCCGCCGTGGTGGGCCCGCGGCGCCCGGGCGACCCGGCGGTGCTGGTGGCCAGCAGCGAGCGCATCCGCCGCGAGCTGGGGTGGGAGCCGCGCTTCCCCGACCTGCGCTCGATCGTCGAGAGCGCCTGGGCCTGGCACCGCGCGCACCCCGACGGCTACGGGGACCGGGGGGCGCCTCCGGTTGATGCCGGCCCCGCGCCTGGCGAGTGATGCTCTTCGTGATTGCGATCAGGTGATTCGTAGGGGCGAGGCCTGCCTCGACCGGCGGATGCCGGGTCCGTGCGCGGTGGCCGCCTCCTGCGCCGATGCTGCCCATGCCCGGACTCGCAGGCTCGCCCCTACGAAACACGTCGCGTTGAGGAGCGGATCCGATTGCCGGATCAGATCCGCAAGAGCATAAACCGCGGCTGCAACCACAGGAAGTCGCCATCGCGGACCGGCGGCTCGCGGGATCGGCCGTCGAAATCCCTTGTCGGCGGGACGTGCCGGACGCATCCTGCGCGCGTGCCGATGCATCCCCCGCCGCGCCCACCTCCAACGCCGCGCACCCATGCGAATCTTCCCCACTCCCCTCGCCGTGCTGGCACTCGCCGCCTGCACCTCCTCGCCGCCGCCGGCGCCGCCCCCGCAGCCATCGAGCGCCGCGGGGCCCGTGATGTCGGGCGCGGCGCCGGGAGACACGTGCAACCACGTCACCTACGCGGCCGACGTGGAGGCGGCGCGTGCCGCGTACGTCGCCGCGTGGCAGGGCGGCGATCCGCAGGCGGTCGCGCGCTTCTTCACGGACGACGCGCGCGTGCAGACCACCGACGAGACGTTCACCGGCCGCGACGCGATCCTGCGGGGATGGATCAGCAAGGACATCGGCAAGGTCGGCGCGCTGCGGCTGCTGGCGCACGTGGCCAACTACCCGCCGGGCGAGGTGATCGACGCCGGCACGGCGATGCTCCGCTTCCGCCAGGCCGACGGGACGTTCACCGAAGAGCGCGCCACCTACCGCAACCGGTGGGTGCGGCAGCCCGACGGCTCCTGGCGCCTCCGCGAGGTCGTCCTCCACGCCGCCGCTCCCGGCCTCGTCTGCTGACCCGGCTTCGCACTGGTCTCCGACGGCGCTTCTCGCGCGACGGTAGGCAGAACGGGCTCCTCGCCGTAGCTTGGAGCCCGCAGCCGCGAGGTGCGAAGTGCGGAACTTCGAGTAGCCGCACTTCGCACTTCGCACTTCGCACCGGGGTTTCACAGCCGCGCACGTCGTTCCACCGAAACGCATGCGAACGGACCCATGACCCACGACGCGGACGTGATCGTCGTCGGCGCCGGCCTGGCGGGGCTGGTGGCCGCCGCGGAGCTCGCCGAGGCGGGGCGGCGGGTGATCGTGCTGGAGCAGGAGCCCGAGGCGTCGCTGGGGGGCCAGGCGTTCTGGTCGTTCGGCGGGCTGGTCCTGGTCGACTCGCCCGAGCAGCGCCGGATGGGGATCCGCGACTCGCGCGAGCTGGCGCTGCAGGACTGGCTGGGCTCGGCGGGGTTCGACCGCGAGGAGGACCGCTGGCCCCGCCGCTGGGCCGAGGCCTACGTCGACTTCGCCGCGGGCGAGAAGCGCGCCTGGCTGCACGCGCGGGGGGTCCGCTTCTTCCCCGTGGTGGGGTGGGCCGAGCGCGGCGGCTACCTGGCCACGGGGCACGGCAACTCGGTCCCGCGCTTCCACGTCACCTGGGGCACCGGCCCGGCCGTGCTGGAGCCGTTCGTCCGCCGCGTCCGCGAGGCCGAGGCGCGCGGCCGGGTCTCGCTGCGCTTCCGCCACCGGGTCGGCGAGCTGACGGTGACGAACGGCGCGGTCGACGGGGTGCGCGGCGAGGTGCTGGAGCCCTGCGCCACCGGGCGCGGCTGCTCCAGCCCGCGCGCCGTCGTGGGCGAGTTCGCGCTCCGCGCGCAGGCGGTGGTCGTCACCTCGGGCGGGATCGGCGGCAACCACGAGCTGGTGCGCCGCAACTGGCCCGCGCGCCTGGGCCCGCCGCCGAAGCGCATGATCTCCGGCGTCCCCGAGCACGTGGACGGCCGCATGCTCGAGGTCACTCGGGCGGCGGGGGGGAACGTGATCAACCCCGACCGCATGTGGCACTACACGGAGGGGATCCACAACTGGAGCCCGATCTGGCCCCTGCACGGCATCCGCATCCTCCCCGGCCCCTCCTCGCTCTGGCTCGACGCGCTGGGGAGGCGCCTGCCGCCGCCGCTCTTCCCCGGCTTCGACACGCTCGGCACGCTGGAGCACATCGCGAAGACGGGCTACGACTACACCTGGTTCGTCCTCACCCAGAAGATCATCGAGAAGGAGTTCGCGCTCTCGGGCTCGGAGCAGAACCCCGACCTCACGGGGAAGAGCATCCGCCAGGTGCTCGGCCGCGTCCGCGCCGGCGCGCCCCCGCCCGTGGAGGCGTTCAAGCAGAAGGGGGTGGACTTCATCGTCGAGCCCGCGCTCCCCGAGCTGGTGCGGAGGATGAACGCGCTCGCCGGGGAGCCGCTCCTGGACCCGGCCGCGGTGGAGCGCGAGATCCGGGCGCGCGACCGCGAGCTCGACAACACCTTCTGCAAGGACGCGCAGATCACCGCCATCCGCGGCGCGCGGGCCTACCTGGGCGACCGGCTGATCCGCGTGGCGAAGCCGCACCGGCTGCTGGACCCCAAGGCCGGGCCGCTGATCGCCGTGCGGCTCTCCATCCTCACCCGCAAGACGCTGGGCGGGCTGGAGACCGACCTCTCGGCCCGCGTGCTGCGCACGGACGGCGAACCGCTCCCCGGGCTCTACGCCGCGGGCGAGGTGGCGGGCTTCGGGGGCGGGGGGATGCACGGCTACCGGGCGCTGGAGGGGACGTTCCTGGGCGGATGCATCTTCTCCGGACGCGCGGCGGGACGCGCGGCGGCGGAAGCCGTGGGGTGATCCTTGTCGAGATCCCGGACTGTGGCTGGGGTTTATCAATGTTGCCGGTTCACAATTCCACCACGGTGCAGGAGGGCGTCATGACAACCGCGACAATTTCTCCGACGGCTTCCCTAGCTCATCCCAGCTCGCTCGAGAA
The genomic region above belongs to Longimicrobium sp. and contains:
- a CDS encoding SusC/RagA family TonB-linked outer membrane protein, with translation MKTTRVVRSFAHALAALLGAATLSLAQGTQARVAGYVRAPAEQAPAAQARSGERTVTLRLDAAPLEAALHEIARQAQLRLTYSRESLDPARRVSAHLTSVSAEQAFAVVLEGTGLEAVPSARNRVAIVHRAPPAAAPPLEARAARTVIAGGALSVPAWLDAQEGGTIRGSVVEAGSARPVNGAQVVVVGTSRAAVTGAAGEYVLVGVPAGAHTLRAVRVGYRSAEQRVEVAGRQTVEVGFALTQAAVELDALVVTGTPGATSRRSVGNAVTTIDADQVTQNVVNTTVAELLQAKATGVTVLQSTGTPGAAGNIRIRGLGSLSGSSEPVIYVDGVRIHSGAGGSFRNNWQSPTEGQLAGGGQTASALDAVNPEDIESIEVIKGPAAATLYGADAANGVIQIITKKGRPGSQELQWNARVQFGTTDWGLDRRASFTTCDAVRVADPAEWPGCQGVAPGTVLRESFLDGALRSGALRNLELSVRGGGQGYSFFAAVDNDQEEGIFANSQTERTGGRANFAFYPSDRVDFTVSVRYTKSETAFPMTDNGPNVLEAAWTYQPGRAPQRGQTYGFAGGTPEQYEAYENTLRGDRVTLGTTLNFRPFPWFRNRLTVGGDINSRQANRFVPPGGLFAPTSGQMTQGAPRNSVYTFDYAGTVETPLPFTSLTSALSFGVQYTNSEYRNTIAQGTGFSTDLVRNIGSATNRHSWDEYLAVKSLGFFVQEQVAWRDRLFLTGAVRVDNSSIFGDEIDQLYYPKLSASYVISEEPFLARLSWLDNLKLRAAWGQAGNAPDPFAEVTSYGVWQSVDPITGEVTSGVRLVTLGNPDVKPERGSELEAGFDASLLRGRMGVELTFYDKRTRDALVRVPLAPSESGIAGGSQFRNLGEISNRGLEVAVSGTPLQTRPLTWDARLGFSTNRNRLEDFGFDTDPILIGVTTLNQRHVEGYPLAGYWVHDPVWDAEQNKYVPGEARYLGPSMPTREASLTNTFTLFGNLRLFTLLDYKGGYYLLNMTDWRRCRAELCEEVNDASVSAERKAQLTADLGSNDALYTQRADHVKIRDVSLTYTLSPRFSRRFGAERVALTLAGHNLGYLWKPDYRGLDPEVTFNGINQPGDDGQAFGWTRMDYWTVPMTRRITAAIDLSF
- a CDS encoding FAD-binding dehydrogenase; the protein is MTHDADVIVVGAGLAGLVAAAELAEAGRRVIVLEQEPEASLGGQAFWSFGGLVLVDSPEQRRMGIRDSRELALQDWLGSAGFDREEDRWPRRWAEAYVDFAAGEKRAWLHARGVRFFPVVGWAERGGYLATGHGNSVPRFHVTWGTGPAVLEPFVRRVREAEARGRVSLRFRHRVGELTVTNGAVDGVRGEVLEPCATGRGCSSPRAVVGEFALRAQAVVVTSGGIGGNHELVRRNWPARLGPPPKRMISGVPEHVDGRMLEVTRAAGGNVINPDRMWHYTEGIHNWSPIWPLHGIRILPGPSSLWLDALGRRLPPPLFPGFDTLGTLEHIAKTGYDYTWFVLTQKIIEKEFALSGSEQNPDLTGKSIRQVLGRVRAGAPPPVEAFKQKGVDFIVEPALPELVRRMNALAGEPLLDPAAVEREIRARDRELDNTFCKDAQITAIRGARAYLGDRLIRVAKPHRLLDPKAGPLIAVRLSILTRKTLGGLETDLSARVLRTDGEPLPGLYAAGEVAGFGGGGMHGYRALEGTFLGGCIFSGRAAGRAAAEAVG
- a CDS encoding RNA polymerase sigma-70 factor, producing MDTSSPAETAVPATAVGQAGPPEPDLAESELAARVRSGDGAAFEALFRRYYRRLHAFAETYVGSSEVAEDLTVDVFVRIWERRAEWSLRGGPKSYLYAAVRNEALAWLRRRKMVERAHADLVRDERRPGMGGPPAAADAQVQAHELADAVERATARLPERTREAFVLHRRHGLSYAEVAQTMGISPRTVEVLIRRAFQALRTQLGGFLVLLLTLFSALL
- a CDS encoding FecR domain-containing protein, translating into MDERHWRSLVRLFSGEASAAERDELRRWVGEDPARAEEVDRLRALWDASGALPGSGDEDAAWQRVAARTGLLDATPPGVHPIDARLRRAAAPPRRAAWRAPLLRIAAVLVLALGGALVWAQAARAGTRTVSTGKGERVQLVLSDGSRVLLGVDSRLTYPRRFRGGAREVRLRGAAYFEVARDPERPFSVYTADAVTRVLGTRFTVRDYPGGEPARVAVTEGRVAVRPARERAPAAVLVGGQAAELAPGGARPVVERAEPRQDLAWTRGQIAFNNAPVPEVLAELGRWYDVQIQVQDPVLAARHLTIAFEHEPLETLLQEISAVLGARVERRGRVLVLTPAPAARGTAPARGARGESL
- the galE gene encoding UDP-glucose 4-epimerase GalE, producing MRLLVTGGAGYIGSVVVAQLADAGHRVVVFDDLRQGHRAAVDPRAELVPGDLADAPAVERAMAEHRPEGILHFASHTLVGESMERPFLYLGANLRNGLNLLEAAVRHGVRRFILSSTANLFGLPDRVPIGEDAPVRPGSPYGESKHILERVLHWMDNRFGMRYAALRYFNAAGAASPDHGEDHDPETHLIPLVLQVALGQRGHVTIYGDDYDTPDGTCVRDYVHVADLADAHVRALHALDSGSRTYNLGSGRGFSVREVVETARAVTGHPIPAVVGPRRPGDPAVLVASSERIRRELGWEPRFPDLRSIVESAWAWHRAHPDGYGDRGAPPVDAGPAPGE
- a CDS encoding nuclear transport factor 2 family protein, with translation MRIFPTPLAVLALAACTSSPPPAPPPQPSSAAGPVMSGAAPGDTCNHVTYAADVEAARAAYVAAWQGGDPQAVARFFTDDARVQTTDETFTGRDAILRGWISKDIGKVGALRLLAHVANYPPGEVIDAGTAMLRFRQADGTFTEERATYRNRWVRQPDGSWRLREVVLHAAAPGLVC